In Actinomadura citrea, a single window of DNA contains:
- the secD gene encoding protein translocase subunit SecD: MTRANVVRAVLAFAVLATSFYFAWSKPARLGLDLRGGTQIVLETQDSPAVKADRESTDRAREVLHRRVDALGVAESSITRSGDRRLIVELPDVQDPTRAAAAIGKTAQLTAHPVLANAGTPAQGQQLIPDESGQQILIGPAALTGAGIGSAGASYDPQNLGGWAVDVRFKGGGGDTWERLTAKAACAAGDERRVAIVLDGKVISSPQVTESVACGVGITGGSTQITGDFSPAEAKDLAALIQGGSLPVPVKIIEQRVVGPTLGDEAIDASARAAVIGIVLTGLFIVAVYRLAGLLATVALAGYALISYGALVAVGATLTLPGLAGFVLAIGMAIDANVLAFERAREERAAAPGRSARTALAVGFTKAWSAIADSAATTVLAAGLLFFLASGPVRGFGVTLIIGVLGSLVSAMLLSRVLTDAAAARMPRLSKGRAGGIGGAGRIRRWLEESGPDLMRRSRLWLGVSALAVVLAVTGIFARGLNFGVEFTGGRLVEYSTSRHVDIDTARAAVADAGFPRAVVQTSGKDDISVRTADVSNAEEKRIQDALAKEGGGAAKQRDELIGPSLGDELRTKALIALGVALLAQLAYLTIRFRWTFAAGSVIAMFHDIAIVTGIFAWLGKPIDGVFLAALLTIIGYSVNDSVVVFDRVRELWTANPRGRFADIANRGTLQTVPRTINTGVGALFILAALAVLGGDSLTDFAIALLIGIVVGTYSSVFTATPLAVVLERHTKTPPPQRKQNPGPVRRTPDNSGAVV; encoded by the coding sequence TTGACTCGCGCCAACGTGGTGCGGGCGGTACTGGCGTTCGCCGTGCTCGCCACATCGTTCTACTTCGCCTGGTCCAAACCCGCCCGCCTCGGCCTCGACCTCCGCGGCGGCACCCAGATCGTCCTGGAGACGCAGGACTCCCCGGCCGTGAAGGCCGACCGGGAGTCCACCGACCGCGCCCGCGAGGTGCTGCACCGGCGCGTCGACGCGCTCGGGGTCGCCGAGTCGTCCATCACCCGGTCCGGGGACCGGCGGCTGATCGTCGAGCTGCCGGACGTCCAGGACCCGACCCGCGCCGCCGCGGCCATCGGCAAGACGGCGCAGCTCACGGCCCACCCGGTGCTGGCCAATGCCGGCACGCCGGCGCAGGGGCAGCAGCTGATCCCCGACGAGAGCGGGCAGCAGATCCTGATCGGCCCCGCGGCGCTCACCGGCGCCGGGATCGGCTCGGCGGGCGCCTCCTACGACCCGCAGAACCTCGGCGGCTGGGCCGTCGACGTCCGGTTCAAGGGCGGCGGGGGCGACACCTGGGAGCGGCTGACCGCCAAGGCCGCCTGTGCGGCCGGCGACGAGCGCCGCGTCGCCATCGTGCTGGACGGCAAGGTGATCTCCTCGCCCCAGGTCACCGAGAGCGTCGCCTGCGGCGTCGGCATCACCGGCGGCTCCACCCAGATCACGGGGGACTTCAGCCCTGCCGAGGCCAAGGACCTCGCGGCGCTCATCCAGGGCGGCTCGCTGCCCGTCCCCGTGAAGATCATCGAACAGCGGGTGGTCGGCCCGACGCTCGGCGACGAGGCGATCGACGCCAGCGCCCGCGCCGCCGTCATCGGCATCGTCCTCACCGGCCTGTTCATCGTGGCCGTCTACCGCCTGGCGGGCCTGCTCGCCACGGTCGCGCTCGCCGGGTACGCGCTGATCTCCTACGGCGCCCTCGTCGCGGTCGGCGCCACCCTGACGCTGCCGGGGCTCGCCGGGTTCGTCCTGGCCATCGGCATGGCGATCGACGCCAACGTGCTGGCCTTCGAACGCGCGAGAGAGGAGCGCGCCGCGGCGCCGGGGCGCAGCGCGCGGACGGCGCTGGCCGTCGGGTTCACCAAGGCGTGGTCGGCGATCGCCGACTCGGCCGCCACCACCGTGCTGGCCGCCGGCCTGCTGTTCTTCCTGGCCTCCGGGCCGGTGCGGGGCTTCGGCGTCACGCTGATCATCGGCGTGCTGGGCTCCCTCGTCTCCGCGATGCTGCTGAGCCGGGTCCTCACCGACGCCGCCGCCGCGCGCATGCCCCGGCTCAGCAAGGGCAGGGCGGGCGGTATCGGCGGCGCCGGCCGCATCCGGCGGTGGCTGGAGGAGAGCGGCCCCGACCTGATGAGGCGCAGCCGCCTGTGGCTCGGCGTCTCCGCGCTCGCCGTCGTCCTCGCCGTCACGGGGATCTTCGCCCGCGGCCTGAACTTCGGCGTGGAGTTCACCGGCGGCCGCCTGGTCGAGTACTCCACCTCCCGGCACGTCGACATCGACACCGCCCGCGCCGCCGTCGCCGACGCGGGGTTCCCGCGCGCCGTCGTCCAGACCTCGGGGAAGGACGACATCTCGGTCCGGACGGCCGATGTGAGCAACGCGGAGGAGAAGCGCATCCAGGACGCCCTCGCGAAGGAGGGCGGCGGCGCCGCCAAGCAGCGCGACGAGCTGATCGGCCCCAGCCTCGGCGACGAGTTGCGGACCAAGGCCCTCATCGCCCTCGGCGTGGCCCTGCTGGCCCAGCTCGCCTACCTGACGATCCGGTTCCGCTGGACGTTCGCGGCGGGCTCCGTGATCGCCATGTTCCACGACATCGCGATCGTCACCGGGATCTTCGCCTGGCTGGGCAAGCCGATCGACGGCGTGTTCCTCGCCGCGCTGCTCACGATCATCGGCTACTCGGTGAACGACTCGGTCGTGGTGTTCGACCGCGTCCGGGAGTTGTGGACCGCGAACCCCAGGGGCCGCTTCGCCGACATCGCGAACCGGGGCACGCTGCAGACGGTCCCACGAACGATCAACACCGGCGTGGGCGCCCTGTTCATCCTGGCGGCGCTGGCCGTCCTCGGCGGCGACTCCCTCACGGACTTCGCCATCGCGCTCCTGATCGGGATCGTCGTCGGCACCTACTCCAGCGTCTTCACCGCGACGCCGCTGGCGGTCGTCCTGGAACGCCACACCAAGACCCCGCCGCCCCAGCGCAAGCAGAACCCCGGACCGGTCCGCCGCACCCCCGACAACTCAGGCGCAGTCGTCTGA
- a CDS encoding glycoside hydrolase family 15 protein, which translates to MRPKVAGGRAGDPFAPIADFGFLSDCETTALVAPSGNIEWMCLPRMDSPSVFGSILDRDAGYFRVGPAGVEVPAAQRYIPGTMVMETTWWVHGGWLVVTDALLMGPWHHETERSHTHRRAPTDYDADHVLLRMVRCVNGQVQVRLDCMPVFDYGQTPARWEHTGSGYHEAVARGNGVGLRLTTDMNVGFEGSLATSRTLLKQGESRFVALSWSEHAAPSSWEEAQDRLVWTVHHWQHWLDRGRFPDHPWRSHLQRSALTLKGLTFAPSGAVAAAATTSLPETPGGDRNWDYRYTWIRDSTMALWAFYTLGYDWEANDFFYFITDVAEAAEGKLQIMYGLDGREELPESTLDHLTGYDNARPVRIGNEAYMQAQHDVWGAIIGSIYLFVRKRDRLDDRLWKIVVKQVEDALANWRTPDCGMWEVRGEPQHFTSSKVFCWVAADRGARLARIRGDQERARRWQAAADEIHADVLANALDERGVFTAHYGATALDASALLIPLLGFLPADDKRVRETVLAIADELSEDDLVLRYRAAETDDGFESDEGTFTICSFWLVSTLVMVGELERARALCEKLLSYASPLQLYAEEIDPHTGRHLGNFPQAFTHLALINAVMQVIRAENPTDQPPLA; encoded by the coding sequence GTGAGGCCGAAGGTCGCCGGCGGCCGGGCGGGAGATCCGTTCGCCCCCATCGCCGATTTCGGGTTCCTGTCCGACTGCGAGACGACCGCCCTGGTCGCACCGAGCGGCAACATCGAGTGGATGTGCCTGCCGAGGATGGACTCGCCCAGCGTGTTCGGCTCCATCCTGGACCGCGACGCCGGATACTTCCGGGTCGGCCCGGCGGGCGTGGAGGTGCCCGCCGCGCAGCGCTACATCCCGGGGACCATGGTGATGGAGACCACCTGGTGGGTGCACGGCGGCTGGCTCGTCGTGACGGACGCGCTGCTCATGGGCCCCTGGCACCACGAGACGGAACGGTCCCACACGCACCGCAGGGCGCCCACCGACTACGACGCCGACCACGTCCTGCTGCGGATGGTCCGGTGCGTGAACGGGCAGGTGCAGGTCCGGCTCGACTGCATGCCGGTGTTCGACTACGGGCAGACGCCCGCGCGCTGGGAGCACACCGGCTCCGGGTACCACGAGGCCGTCGCGCGCGGCAACGGCGTCGGCCTGCGGCTCACCACCGACATGAACGTCGGGTTCGAGGGGTCGCTCGCCACGTCCCGGACGCTGCTGAAGCAGGGCGAGTCCCGGTTCGTGGCACTGTCCTGGAGCGAGCACGCGGCGCCCTCGTCGTGGGAGGAGGCGCAGGACCGGCTCGTCTGGACCGTCCACCACTGGCAGCACTGGCTGGACCGGGGCCGGTTCCCCGACCACCCGTGGCGCAGCCACCTGCAGCGCAGCGCGCTGACCCTGAAGGGCCTGACGTTCGCCCCGTCCGGCGCGGTCGCGGCCGCGGCGACGACGTCGCTGCCGGAGACGCCGGGCGGCGACCGGAACTGGGACTACCGCTACACCTGGATCCGCGACTCCACGATGGCCCTCTGGGCGTTCTACACGCTCGGCTACGACTGGGAGGCCAACGACTTCTTCTACTTCATCACCGACGTCGCCGAGGCCGCCGAGGGCAAGCTGCAGATCATGTACGGGCTGGACGGGCGCGAGGAGCTGCCCGAGTCCACGCTCGACCACCTCACCGGCTACGACAACGCCCGCCCCGTGCGCATCGGCAACGAGGCGTACATGCAGGCGCAGCACGACGTGTGGGGCGCGATCATCGGCTCCATCTACCTGTTCGTGCGCAAGCGGGACCGGCTCGACGACCGGCTGTGGAAGATCGTCGTCAAGCAGGTCGAGGACGCCCTCGCCAACTGGCGGACGCCCGACTGCGGCATGTGGGAGGTGCGCGGCGAGCCGCAGCACTTCACCTCCTCCAAGGTGTTCTGCTGGGTCGCGGCCGACCGCGGGGCGCGGCTCGCCCGCATCCGCGGCGACCAGGAGCGGGCGCGCCGCTGGCAGGCGGCGGCCGACGAGATCCACGCCGACGTGCTCGCCAACGCGCTGGACGAGCGCGGCGTCTTCACCGCCCACTACGGCGCGACGGCCCTCGACGCCTCGGCGCTGCTGATCCCGCTGCTGGGCTTCCTGCCCGCCGACGACAAGCGCGTCCGGGAGACCGTCCTCGCCATCGCCGACGAACTGTCGGAGGACGACCTCGTCCTGCGCTACCGCGCGGCGGAGACCGACGACGGGTTCGAGTCGGACGAGGGCACCTTCACGATCTGCTCCTTCTGGCTGGTCAGCACCCTGGTGATGGTCGGCGAGCTGGAGCGGGCCCGCGCCCTGTGCGAGAAGCTGCTGTCCTACGCGAGCCCGCTGCAGCTGTACGCCGAGGAGATCGACCCGCACACCGGCCGGCACCTCGGCAACTTCCCCCAGGCGTTCACCCACCTTGCGCTGATCAACGCCGTCATGCAGGTGATCAGGGCGGAGAACCCCACGGACCAGCCGCCCCTCGCCTGA
- the ppdK gene encoding pyruvate, phosphate dikinase, with protein sequence MRKFVYDFTEGNKDLKDLLGGKGANLAEMTNLGLPVPPGFTITAEACRHYLEHGNLPDGLADEVNRHLADLESAMGKKLGQSDDPLLVSVRSGAKFSMPGMMETVLNVGLNDESVHGLAAQAGDERFAWDSYRRLIQMFGKTVMDIDGDLFEGAVEDVKRARGSDDDGDLTAGDLRELVDRFKVIVREEAGREFPTDPREQMDLAVEAVFDSWNAPRAILYRRQERIPVDLGTAVNICSMVFGNMGLDSGTGVAFTRDPATGQQGIYGDYLQNAQGEDVVAGIRNTVALTELERIDKASYDRLVEIMETLENHYRDMCDIEFTIERGKLWMLQTRVGKRTAGAAFRIACQLLDQGLIDLDEAARRVTGDQLAQLMFPRFTDRVDGVQKITKGMNASPGAAVGKAVFTSERAVELAERGEEVILVRRETNPDDLAGMVAAKGVLTSRGGKTSHAAVVARGMGKTCVCGAEELDVDVKGGSFTAPGGITVREGDVISIDGSSGEVYLGEVPVEDSPIVRYFEGQLSTEDGGDLVKAVHRVMEHADARAALKVRANADNPEDSARARRFGAAGIGLCRTEHMFLGDRRQLVEELILAEDDDGRQAALDALEPLQKSDFEGIFEAMDGLPVTIRLIDPPLHEFLPDITELSVRVALAGDEADAKDRRLLEAVNRLHEQNPMLGLRGVRLGLVIPGLFGMQVRAIAEAAAARRRAGGDPRPEIMIPLVGAVQELEAVRDEARGILAAVRESSGIDVPALIGTMIELPRAALTAGQIAEAAEFFSFGTNDLTQTTWGFSRDDVEAAFFSRYLELGIFGVSPFETLDREGVGRLVRIAAEEGRRARPGLKLGICGEHGGDPDSVHFCHEVGLDYVSCSPFRIPVARLEAGRAAIEAADAPGGSDSR encoded by the coding sequence GTGCGGAAGTTCGTGTACGACTTCACTGAGGGAAACAAGGACCTCAAGGATCTCCTGGGGGGCAAGGGCGCCAACCTGGCCGAGATGACCAATCTCGGGCTGCCCGTGCCGCCGGGGTTCACGATCACCGCGGAGGCATGCCGGCACTACCTCGAGCACGGGAACCTGCCCGACGGCCTGGCGGACGAGGTGAACCGGCACCTGGCCGACCTGGAGTCCGCGATGGGCAAGAAGCTCGGCCAGAGCGACGACCCCCTCCTGGTCAGCGTGCGGTCCGGCGCCAAGTTCAGCATGCCGGGAATGATGGAGACCGTCCTCAACGTCGGGTTGAACGACGAGTCCGTGCACGGCCTCGCCGCCCAGGCGGGCGACGAGCGGTTCGCGTGGGACTCCTACCGCCGGCTGATCCAGATGTTCGGCAAGACCGTCATGGACATCGACGGCGACCTGTTCGAGGGCGCCGTCGAGGACGTCAAACGGGCCCGGGGCAGCGACGACGACGGGGATCTGACCGCCGGGGACCTCAGGGAGCTCGTCGACCGGTTCAAGGTCATCGTACGGGAGGAGGCGGGCCGCGAGTTCCCGACCGACCCGCGCGAGCAGATGGACCTGGCCGTCGAGGCGGTGTTCGACTCCTGGAACGCGCCGCGCGCCATCCTCTACCGGCGGCAGGAGCGCATCCCCGTCGACCTCGGCACGGCCGTCAACATCTGCTCGATGGTCTTCGGCAACATGGGCCTGGACTCGGGGACGGGCGTGGCCTTCACCCGCGACCCGGCGACCGGGCAGCAGGGCATCTACGGCGACTACCTGCAGAACGCCCAGGGCGAGGACGTCGTCGCCGGCATCCGCAACACCGTCGCGCTGACGGAGCTGGAGCGCATCGACAAGGCGTCCTACGACCGGCTCGTCGAGATCATGGAGACGCTGGAGAACCACTACCGCGACATGTGCGACATCGAGTTCACGATCGAGCGCGGGAAGCTGTGGATGCTGCAGACCCGGGTCGGCAAGCGGACCGCCGGCGCGGCGTTCCGGATCGCCTGCCAGCTGCTCGACCAGGGGCTCATCGACCTGGACGAGGCCGCCCGCCGCGTCACCGGCGACCAGCTCGCCCAGCTCATGTTCCCCCGCTTCACCGACCGGGTGGACGGCGTCCAGAAGATCACCAAGGGCATGAACGCCTCGCCGGGCGCGGCCGTCGGCAAGGCCGTGTTCACCTCCGAGCGCGCCGTGGAGCTGGCCGAGCGGGGCGAGGAGGTGATCCTCGTCCGCCGCGAGACCAACCCCGACGACCTCGCCGGCATGGTCGCGGCCAAGGGCGTCCTGACCTCCCGCGGCGGCAAGACCTCGCACGCCGCGGTCGTCGCCCGCGGCATGGGCAAGACGTGCGTCTGCGGCGCCGAGGAGCTCGACGTCGACGTCAAGGGCGGCAGCTTCACCGCGCCCGGCGGCATCACGGTCAGGGAGGGCGACGTCATCTCGATCGACGGGTCGTCCGGCGAGGTCTACCTCGGCGAGGTGCCCGTCGAGGACTCGCCCATCGTCCGCTACTTCGAGGGGCAGCTCTCGACCGAGGACGGCGGCGACCTGGTCAAGGCCGTGCACCGCGTCATGGAGCACGCCGACGCGCGGGCCGCGCTGAAGGTCCGCGCGAACGCCGACAACCCCGAGGACTCCGCCCGGGCCCGCCGGTTCGGCGCCGCCGGCATCGGGCTGTGCCGCACCGAGCACATGTTCCTCGGGGACCGTCGGCAGCTCGTCGAGGAGCTCATCCTCGCCGAGGACGACGACGGGCGGCAGGCCGCGCTGGACGCCCTGGAGCCGCTCCAGAAGAGCGACTTCGAGGGCATCTTCGAGGCGATGGACGGACTGCCCGTCACCATCCGGCTCATCGACCCGCCGCTGCACGAGTTCCTCCCCGACATCACCGAGCTGTCGGTCAGGGTCGCGCTCGCGGGCGACGAAGCGGACGCCAAGGACCGGAGACTGCTCGAAGCAGTCAACCGACTGCACGAGCAGAACCCTATGCTGGGCCTGCGCGGCGTGCGGCTCGGTTTGGTGATTCCCGGTCTGTTCGGCATGCAGGTGCGCGCGATCGCCGAGGCCGCGGCGGCGCGCAGGAGGGCGGGCGGCGACCCGCGCCCGGAGATCATGATCCCGCTGGTCGGCGCGGTCCAGGAGCTGGAGGCCGTCCGGGACGAGGCGCGCGGCATCCTCGCCGCGGTCAGGGAGTCGAGCGGGATCGACGTGCCGGCGCTGATCGGCACGATGATCGAGCTGCCCCGGGCGGCGCTGACCGCCGGGCAGATCGCCGAGGCCGCCGAGTTCTTCTCCTTCGGCACCAACGACCTCACCCAGACGACCTGGGGCTTCTCCCGCGACGACGTCGAGGCGGCGTTCTTCTCCCGCTACCTGGAACTCGGGATCTTCGGGGTGTCGCCGTTCGAGACCCTCGACCGCGAGGGCGTCGGCAGGCTCGTGCGCATCGCCGCCGAGGAGGGCCGCCGGGCGCGCCCCGGCCTCAAGCTCGGCATCTGCGGCGAGCACGGCGGCGACCCTGACTCGGTGCACTTCTGCCACGAGGTGGGCCTCGACTACGTTTCCTGCTCGCCGTTCCGGATTCCCGTGGCGCGGCTGGAGGCGGGCCGCGCGGCCATCGAGGCCGCGGACGCCCCGGGGGGCAGCGACAGCCGCTGA
- a CDS encoding YdcF family protein codes for MTLEAELPEFTPEDDETDRPEDRADGPRRRRGRWRRSPWFTIPAGVVMGLLAIAVLTPLTVGLRIWHQARQDERPRSDAIIVLGAAQYNGVPSPTLKWRLQHALELYRGGVAPAIVTVGGKAPGDNYTEAGAGRGWLITKGGVPASRVFEVPVGRDTLESMKAVGKEFDRHHWSSGVIVTDPWHGLRSKKMAEDSGIEAAASPTRSGPSVQTRDTQFHYIVRETGGYLSYVLLGKSVQVPDETIKRIHIDPSETPSTSQPPSSSSSPPRSSPSPGG; via the coding sequence ATGACGTTGGAAGCGGAGTTGCCGGAGTTCACGCCGGAAGACGATGAGACGGACCGGCCCGAGGACCGGGCGGACGGGCCGCGGCGGCGCCGTGGGCGGTGGCGCCGGTCGCCCTGGTTCACGATCCCCGCCGGGGTCGTCATGGGGCTCCTGGCGATCGCGGTGCTGACGCCGCTCACCGTCGGGCTGCGGATCTGGCACCAGGCCCGCCAGGACGAGCGGCCGCGCTCCGACGCGATCATCGTGCTGGGGGCCGCGCAGTACAACGGGGTGCCGTCCCCGACGCTGAAATGGCGGCTCCAGCACGCCCTGGAGCTGTACCGCGGCGGGGTCGCGCCGGCCATCGTGACGGTGGGCGGCAAGGCGCCCGGCGACAACTACACCGAGGCCGGTGCCGGCCGCGGCTGGCTGATCACCAAGGGCGGCGTGCCGGCCTCCCGGGTCTTCGAGGTGCCCGTCGGGCGCGACACGCTGGAGAGCATGAAGGCCGTCGGCAAGGAGTTCGACCGGCACCACTGGTCGTCGGGCGTGATCGTCACCGACCCGTGGCACGGGCTGCGCTCCAAGAAGATGGCCGAGGACAGCGGCATCGAGGCCGCCGCGTCGCCGACCCGCAGCGGCCCGAGCGTGCAGACCCGCGACACCCAGTTCCACTACATCGTCCGCGAGACCGGCGGGTACCTGTCGTACGTGCTGCTGGGCAAGAGCGTCCAGGTGCCGGACGAGACCATCAAGCGCATCCACATCGACCCGTCCGAGACGCCGTCGACGTCTCAGCCCCCGTCCTCCTCGTCGTCTCCGCCCCGGTCCTCGCCGTCGCCGGGCGGCTGA
- a CDS encoding deoxyguanosinetriphosphate triphosphohydrolase, which yields MTINVTTGYDGRDKERWAPEPPKRRDRTAFERDRARVLHSAALRRLAAKTQVASPSADAVADTVQSLRTRLTHSLECAQVGRELGKSLGCDPDLVETACLSHDIGHPPFGHNGEYALDIVARDCGGFEGNAQSLRVLTRLEPKSFGVEGPPLHGRSVGLNLTRAALDAAMKYPWSQAEAVNGKFGVYDDDADVARWVRDGTEPGRTCFEAQVMDWSDDVAYSVHDLEDALVAGHVDFGRLADPAERRLVAATAAKLYCPDAGQAELEERFAVLLAEPYWPDRYDGTPRSLAALKNLTSTLIGRFCLAAETATREAYGDRPLTRYAAELIVPRPQWLENALLKGVTAHYVWISHEEVRARQRTLITELAEMMLAGAPDTLDPGFRDAFTDASDDAARLRAVIDQIASLTDLSAMARHRMLGGRGY from the coding sequence ATGACGATCAACGTGACCACGGGCTACGACGGCCGTGACAAGGAACGCTGGGCGCCCGAGCCCCCCAAGCGGCGCGACCGCACGGCGTTCGAGCGCGACCGGGCCCGGGTCCTGCACAGCGCCGCGCTCCGCAGGCTGGCCGCCAAGACGCAGGTGGCCTCGCCCAGCGCCGACGCCGTGGCCGACACCGTGCAGAGCCTGCGCACCCGCCTCACCCACTCGCTGGAGTGCGCGCAGGTGGGCCGCGAGCTGGGCAAGTCGCTCGGATGCGACCCCGACCTGGTGGAGACGGCCTGCCTGTCGCACGACATCGGGCATCCGCCGTTCGGGCACAACGGCGAGTACGCGCTCGACATCGTCGCGCGCGACTGCGGCGGGTTCGAGGGCAACGCGCAGAGCCTGCGCGTCCTGACCAGGCTGGAGCCCAAGTCCTTCGGTGTGGAGGGCCCGCCCCTGCACGGCCGCAGCGTCGGCCTCAACCTGACCCGCGCCGCGTTGGACGCCGCGATGAAGTACCCGTGGTCGCAGGCCGAGGCCGTGAACGGCAAGTTCGGCGTCTACGACGACGACGCGGACGTGGCGCGCTGGGTGCGCGACGGCACCGAGCCGGGCCGCACCTGCTTCGAGGCCCAGGTCATGGACTGGAGCGACGACGTCGCCTACTCCGTCCACGACCTGGAGGACGCGCTGGTCGCCGGGCACGTCGACTTCGGCCGCCTCGCCGACCCCGCCGAGCGCCGCCTCGTCGCCGCCACGGCGGCCAAGCTGTACTGCCCCGACGCCGGCCAGGCGGAGCTGGAGGAGCGCTTCGCCGTGCTGCTCGCCGAGCCCTACTGGCCCGACCGCTACGACGGCACCCCGCGCAGCCTCGCCGCCCTCAAGAACCTGACCAGCACGCTGATCGGGCGGTTCTGCCTGGCCGCCGAGACCGCCACGCGGGAGGCCTACGGCGACCGCCCGCTCACCCGCTACGCGGCGGAGCTGATCGTCCCGCGGCCGCAGTGGCTGGAGAACGCCTTGCTCAAGGGCGTCACGGCGCACTACGTGTGGATCAGCCACGAGGAGGTCAGGGCCCGCCAGCGGACGCTGATCACCGAACTCGCGGAGATGATGCTCGCGGGGGCGCCGGACACGCTCGACCCGGGTTTCCGGGACGCGTTCACGGACGCCTCCGACGATGCCGCCCGGCTGCGCGCCGTGATCGACCAGATCGCCTCCCTGACCGACCTGTCGGCGATGGCCCGCCACCGCATGCTGGGCGGACGCGGGTACTGA
- a CDS encoding NAD(P)/FAD-dependent oxidoreductase, whose protein sequence is MPEETFVIAGASLAGAKAAETLREEGFAGRVLLVGEEIERPYERPPLSKGFLLDKEPREKAHVHEADWYDKHDVELRVGTSVASIDRGAHQVRLSTKEPVSYDRLLLATGASPRRLDVPGSKLQGIHYLRTMADSAALKQALAPGGRRVVVAGAGWIGLEAAAAAREHGNEVTVIEPEPVPLHAAMGPELGGMFADLHREHGAVLRMDEGVAGFWGAGQVSAVVTSGGAEVPADVVIVGIGVRPNSGLAEEAGLEVSDGILVDQSLRTSDPDIYAAGDVANAYHPLLGRRIRVEHWANALNGGPAAARAMLGQDVVYDQIPYFFSDQYDLGMEMSGVAAPGEYDEVVYRGDVPGREFVAFWLSGGRVVAGMNVNVWDVTGDVQALIRSGRPVDAARLADPGAPLADLV, encoded by the coding sequence ATGCCCGAGGAGACGTTCGTCATCGCCGGCGCGAGCCTGGCCGGGGCCAAGGCGGCCGAGACGCTCCGTGAGGAGGGCTTCGCGGGCAGGGTGCTGCTGGTGGGCGAGGAGATCGAGCGGCCGTACGAGCGGCCTCCGCTGTCCAAGGGGTTCCTGCTGGACAAGGAACCCCGGGAGAAGGCCCACGTCCACGAGGCGGACTGGTACGACAAGCACGACGTTGAGTTGCGGGTCGGCACGTCCGTCGCGTCCATCGACCGGGGCGCGCACCAGGTCCGGCTGTCCACCAAGGAGCCGGTCTCCTACGACAGGCTGCTGCTGGCGACGGGCGCCTCCCCGCGCCGGCTGGACGTGCCGGGCTCCAAGCTTCAGGGCATCCACTACCTGCGGACGATGGCCGACTCGGCCGCGCTGAAGCAGGCGCTGGCGCCCGGCGGACGCCGGGTCGTGGTGGCCGGGGCGGGCTGGATCGGGCTGGAGGCGGCGGCCGCCGCCCGGGAGCACGGCAACGAGGTGACGGTCATCGAACCGGAACCGGTGCCGCTGCACGCCGCGATGGGGCCCGAGCTGGGCGGGATGTTCGCCGACCTGCACCGCGAGCACGGCGCCGTCCTGCGGATGGACGAGGGCGTGGCCGGGTTCTGGGGCGCCGGGCAGGTGTCGGCCGTCGTGACCTCCGGCGGCGCCGAGGTGCCCGCGGACGTCGTGATCGTCGGCATCGGGGTGCGGCCCAACAGCGGGCTCGCCGAGGAGGCAGGGCTGGAGGTGTCCGACGGGATCCTCGTCGACCAGTCGCTGCGCACGTCCGACCCCGACATCTACGCGGCCGGGGACGTCGCCAACGCCTACCACCCGCTGCTCGGCCGCCGGATCCGCGTCGAGCACTGGGCGAACGCCCTGAACGGCGGGCCCGCCGCGGCCCGCGCGATGCTCGGCCAGGACGTCGTCTACGACCAGATCCCCTACTTCTTCAGCGACCAGTACGACCTCGGCATGGAGATGTCGGGCGTCGCGGCGCCGGGGGAGTACGACGAGGTCGTGTACCGCGGGGACGTCCCGGGACGGGAGTTCGTCGCGTTCTGGCTGTCGGGCGGCCGGGTCGTCGCCGGCATGAACGTCAACGTGTGGGACGTCACCGGGGACGTCCAGGCGCTGATCCGCTCCGGGCGCCCGGTGGACGCCGCCCGCCTCGCCGACCCGGGGGCGCCGCTCGCGGACCTGGTGTGA